Below is a window of Pagrus major chromosome 21, Pma_NU_1.0 DNA.
TGGAAGGACATCCAGACAGGTAAGTTCAATCAACTTCCAagattttcttgtttgttaaatatttgGATCTTATTATTGAATAAAAATGCTTGGATCATTTGCAGGTAATCTAAAAGATATGCTATTTTCTTGTCTGGCAGCATCTTAGCTTTAGATTCTGTACAGTTTTATTGTGACTGTTTGAATTGGAGCATTAGTATTGTAATCTTCACCCCCTTTGGCTGCCTTTTTTTTGCCACACTTATCTCCCTACTCATGTTGCTGACAGTTAACTGTCCACAGTGTCTGGCATCAGTACAGCAGCAGTGCACTGCCTGCATGTTATGAGAATAAGGGAGATACACAGAGAGGCTGGGGTCTATCCACTTCCAGATCAGTCATTTAAACTGCAAATATGACCTAGACATGCTTTGTTGGAAAgcacattttgagaaaatattgtacttattTTTAGTCTTGACTACTTCCAGTTTGAGCAACCACATGTTGCTGCAAAGCTGTATGCACACAGATTTGCTgggctgaaataaaatgttgttagCAGTTAAAACCTTGTTTTCtgctgacctccagtggttGAAGTTATCACTTTGCTGCAGTGATGCAGAAATGTACTTGCAGTGTTTAACTACACCCTGAGCTCACTGTTTATTTTTGCAACTACCTCAGTACCACAGAGGGAAATTagactttgttttaatttaatttaaaaatggaaaattaatgtGTCTTTTCAGAAACGGTGTCTTGACTAATCGGTGTAATCGACTGATCTCATGGTGAAAGCTTTCTTTTGGAGCTTCCAATCAAATCAATCGTTTCCCTTTTGTTGCAgaattaaaactttatttgaGGTACTTTATGTATCTTTATTCTGCATTACAGCAGCTGGTGAAAGAGTTGGTTATTTGCCCTGAATGCCTTTTGTCCATTTCAggggatgaagatgatgaggacgatgaagatgatgacATTGTGTGCTCCATATGCCAGGATGAAACTTCAGAGGAGCCCAATGAGATTGTCATCTGTGACAAGTGTGGACAAGGTACCGTTCTTTAACTACCTATTTGGCTCTAATCTCTGGTCATTAAGGGTGTGAGTACTTTTTTCATAGAATGATGTTGGAGATGGCAGCTGCTGTAAATGTGCTCACTGTCTTTTAGGCTACCATCAGCTCTGCCACTCCCCCATCATTGACGCCTCTGTCATTGACTCAGATGACAAGTGGCTCTGCTCAGAGTGTGAGCTCACTTCTATACCTAAggtacagtttttgttttgaatataaATGCATAAAACCTTTGGTTGAATTTATCAGTTGTCTGATTAGATGAGCCTGGATTTACATGACAAATAGCTATTTTGTTAGACATTAAAGCAAAATTGAGATAAGATATACTACAGGGTAGCTACAAGGTGATCTTTGGAGTacataataaacatgtataaacatgcatttttcaGAGGGGGGGTGCGCACAGGAGGGGAGCATCTGCTAAAGGCTTTCTGCAGcacgagcagcagcagcacatggaGCTGCACCTGTCCTTCCCGTACGCTCTGGATGAACTGGTGTGGGACCAGGGCCACAAGACCAACATCCAGCAGTGCTACTGCTACTGTGGAGGTCCAGGAGAGTGAGTAACACATTACATACGCAACAGGACACATTTAATAGTCTGGGTAAACAATTTCCTACGTGCCCATGtttaagcacatttttaatatcACATATCCTGGTAGAGCTAAccactctctctgtttctccttccTTGTAGCTGGTACCTGAAGATGCTGCAGTGTAACAGGTGTCAGCAGTGGTTCCATGAGGCGTGTCTCCATTGCTTACAGATGCCCATGCTCTACGGAGATAGGTGCAAATACCACTATGTATatgtttcatatttatattttcaccaTGGCTTTTGGAGAGACTTCTGCAAATGGCTGGTAGGGGTCTGGTGAAATAGTTTGgacacctttttttaaaatcagtcaaCAGTTAAACCACCATTTTAGATTAGTGTACAAAGTATATTAAACCAATGCTAACAGTAGCTGCAGTACTCATGCTTCATGTTATGAAACcagtacttttttttactggtggaaaaaaattaaaaaagaagaaaattatgGTTTGGGCAATATTTCTGTTCAGAGGTATGTGACTATTTTCAGTGGAGAAAATGATACTACCCTTTGTTTTGTGGTGTTCTTCACCTCCACTTTGTGTTTTCATATCAAGACTCATTCTcttgtattaaaacatttcctttcaTGTCCTCGGCATCTCCATGTACCAGGCCTTTGGTCAAGAAATCACTTTGCACTGTAGTAAACTGAcgtggttttgtgtctgtttgacttTAGATTTTACCTGTTCATTTGTTCCGTTTGCAATGGTGGACCAGAGTACCTCAGCCGACTGCCTCTCAGATGGTAAGTGATTCTCAAGGAGCAATTTCAACTTTGACACAGACAACCTTTTATATTCTATATAAAATACACAAGCATGTAATTACTCTTCTTTCTAAATTGGTGTCCTATCTTAAACCAAACATTAGAGCCTGTAATAAAGTTCCAGttcttgtctgtgtgtcttaCCAACTCTCATAATTTCGGCATCTTctaaacattttctcttttctttttatgatATTCTGTTGGAACCAGACTAAGCAAAGTCTTTAACTGAAATGTTTCAGGGGGGATGTGACACACCTTAGCCTGTACAACTTGAGTGTGATCCACAAGAAGAAGTACTTTGACTCTGAGATGCACCTGATGAGTTACATCAATGATAActgggagctgctgcagctcggGGAGGTAAGGAAACCACCAACTTACATTTGACTTGACATTGCTACTGAACATCAAGACACACACTTTATTTGTGCAGCTTAATATATGCATGCTTTTTGGCACAGGATATTGGAATTTGAAACCTGTTATACATTAGTGGTTTCCTTAGTGTGTAGCTGCCCATTGCACTAATACATCTCAAGACAACCACACTGTTAGCCTGTCCTAAAGGCTTAATTATTTAGAAATGATCCCTGGCTGtggaattgtttttttgtaaccGTATGGGATTGATTTTCTGAAATATGTATCTTATTTTGTCTTGCATCCTGTCTTTCCTGTTTGGTGTTTCCCCTTCCCTGTGTCTGCAGCTCTCCAACACTCCGAGTTCAGACCGATACGAATGTGTTCTGGAGGCGttaaacaacaacagtaacttGTAAGTTATTCTTTTACTGGTTTATCATGTGTGTTCAACCTAACCCTGCCTTTTTCTCAACTCCTATCTGTTCCAGGACTACTTTTCCTTGTAATcactccctctccttctcttatCTCTTCCAGGTTCATGTCAGGGAAGGaggtgaagaaaaagaagcactTGTTTGGGCTGAGGATCCGttttcctcctgctccccccAACTCCAATGAGCCGACCAgcagagtgatggagagagctTCACATGAGATCACCATCAAGGGATGCAAGTCCACCAAAGCCCTATCTGGCATGAGGTTGGATGTGAAACTTGTACAATATGCAAATAATCAGTGTTTTGATATCGTCCTGCTTCTTGTAAGTCGTGTCACAATGTGTGATAAATGCTCAGATATCATAactgttgtgaaatgttgttgttgttgtttctcaaGCAGTACTTTAACCAACggcacagagaagaagaaaaagaagaagaagaagaaaaagaggaagcaaGGAGCACGTTCTCTGGAGACTCTGGCTAAACGACAACGCTCCAGTGAACTCTTatcccaggtgtgtgtgtgcgtgtgtgcgcacaCATTTGTAAGTGAATCTTagtgtggggggggggtgtttTTACATTATGTATAGGCCTGagctctcttcctctctctctcactcacacacacacacacacacacacacacacacacacacacacacacacacactctcaaactGTAACTTTTGTTGGGGATATTGAGAAACCAACTGAGAAATGCTAACATCTTTTCTTGTCTCTGACAGGACATAAGAAGGCCTCTACCACTAGAGCCCCAAACATTGGATCACTTAACCTCTATCAAGTAAGTGAGCAGTTGTGATACAGAATTTCTATTTCTAAACAATTACAACTATTCCACTCAGCAGTGTAGAAGCTGCATTACTGCTAGAGCTGTTACTACCAGCTGTTCTTATTTCAATGAATCTTTAGATTAGAAAACATGTCAACAGTGAGCTATTGCCAGTAGAGTTTTCTTTTCGACTGTTTAATGTCTCTATCCTcctgtctctttgtcatttaaCCATCCCCCCATCACCAGGAGTGACAGGTCTTTGCTGTCCTCAGATGTGGAATCCATAGGAGCCCTGAGCACCACAGAAACTACCTCAACTAGCATTTCAAGACAGTCCAGGTATTCCTGCTGTGCAACTGCAACAATCACCTCTTTCTGACTTTGAGAGCCTTGACTCTCTGGATGGCAGTattgctctgtctgtctgtctgttggttggtctgCCACTTTGGTCCAGGTTCAATTATCTCAAAAGCTATAGGATGACTTGGCAACAGACATTTATTGTCTGTAGATGATGCATGATCTCCTGACCTTTTTAGCTTGCATCGCTGAAAGGTTGACATTTatggtttttaattaaattgattAAACTATTGGACAGATTGACCTTATATTTGTCAATctaagtaccaatagtcatccctaaaATTTTGTAAAGATATCAATATTGAggcatttaataaataatatgatATTTGATTCTGTCGCCCCATCCTCACATTCATGAAGTGCTTtaaggagatttcaaaatatcaagatatatgaGACATAGTGGCCTCATTGCCCAGAACTACTAACATGCTACACTAAGATTTTGAACATGAGCGTTATACCTGCTTGttatcagcatgttagcatgtctTGTTTTTTATAATTCCCCATGTATACTTTGTTTTTGGTATTTCTGTCGGAATTAGAATCGGTTATCTAACTTCCTCTTTTCCTATCTATCAACCTCCAGCCTCTGTAGCTCCAGCAAGATGCGCACGACAGCCAGCATCATGCCTGTTTCCTCTCCACCCTTAAAAAGGAAACGTGGGCGGCCACGACGGGCCCTGCAGACCCCCAACCCAGAGATCCCCCCTCCCAGCCATGCAGACCCAAATCCCCCAGCTACAGAGGTGCTGAGCCCACTCCCAGGGCTTCACTCCACAGACATAGTTCACGGCATGGACCCCAACAGCCAGCTCTCCCACCTCAAGAGTTCCATCAGCAGCTATTTCGGAGCAGCAGGGCGGCTGGCTTGCGGGGAAAAGTACAAAGTTCTGGCGCGACGGGTCACCCTCGACGGAAAGGTGCAGTACCTGGTGGAGTGGGAAGGAGTCACTGCCTCCTAGACATGTCATTGTCATCAACACTTTTCATCTCTAACCAGCGCATACAAGGTGGCTGTGTAAAGGACATTGTGCacacagcctgtattcagaGCATTAATTGATGTATGCCTTTGTTTAGTTTAGACGGGAGCAAGTTTTGCCCGCTAAGCTTACTGTAAAGCCTACTGGTTCAGTGCAGTAGTACATGTCTTTTCCTCATTTGATTTAAAGATTACAATTCAACGATCAAGACAAGGCTTTGTCATTACACCACACCGTATTTCTGTTATTCTGctgttaacatttttattatctGCTCTGAATGTTTACAGGATCCCCCCTTTTTTTGTTcaggggtaaaaaaaaagatcagtgCACTGCACCTGTAGGCTTTCAGTGAATCATTATtgtgcttgatttttttttttttaatccagtgATATGCTTCTCATTTCCAGACCAGTTAAGTATGAAactgtaagtttttttttttttttttgacagaatgTATTTGGTCAAGCATTAAATGGTGAATCttggaggaaaagagaaagaggggaagttTTGTTGAGAagaattttcattatttcatgaCTGTAATTATGCAGTGAACCATTACGTATGTTGCTTAGCATATATTTTCTTACCAGATTTGGTAAATAAATACGTGTCCCTTTACAACCATGTCCCCTCCTTCTCCAGTCCCAGCTATTAGTACCTCTTGTTGCCTTGGGCAGACATATCCTTCAGTTGTCTTTTGGAAAGTGCTCCATTTGCGAGCAGTTCAGGAGGAACTCAAAACAGAAGTGTGCTgctgcaaatgtttattttatatataattgtactacatttattatttccttttccACTTTCTCATATGCCCTTTTCTGTTCCACAGGGCAGATTTCTctgattttcttctctttttttttttttattatggaTTGCACATATCAAATTATGTCTGCTAACGTCATCTCATTTTGAACAGATAATTTGAGCTTTTCAGCTCATACGTGGCAGCATTTTCATCCATGGTTAAGTTCTTTAAATACTTTCTTAAGTTGATTATAactgttaaaattaaaatgaagttcTGAAAAACCACATCCCCAAATCAAGTGTAATTTCAGTTTATAATGACTGAAAACAAGAGGATTCCTTTGAACCTTTTGATTTGAAATTTGATTAAATAACACTTTGTGGACCTATTTAGTTTTTCCTTTGTCTTATAGTTATTCAAGATAAATAAAGTGCTGCATAAGATGAATGTTGTATACCCAGTTGTCATACCTAGAGTTCAGAATTGTTCTGCTATTTTTGTGCTGCCTATGCAAGTCAGTCCTGGATAAAGGTGTTGTTTGGCCATATAATTGGACCACATGGCTTGACAAAGGGGAGCATCAGCATTATTATTGTGATGATTTGACTCGGTTGTTAAATTTTTCATGTGACGggtgctataaaaaaaaaaagtacttggATTTTTGCTTTTACAGTCAAAATCACCTTGTAGTTTACACACTCAGGATATGCCCACAAACGTCACTGTATTGTATAGGCCAGCATTTGCAGCTTGACAGGAGGTCTTGATGTAAGTTATTCTCTCAGTGTTGTTGGTCAGTATTTTTATATCAGGTGCTCCATTGAccatatgtatgcatgtatactttttttttctacgAGCAAAATAAATTGTAgtctatttttttctcttactcTCACTTGTTATAACTGAGTCAGAAAACAATCACTGGAAAACTAATATGCTGTATGTCATTGCAATGGGTAAATATTCTGTTAGTATGCCTGTCTCTTTTTTAcgagatgtttctgtttttgttcaaaTGGACAGACCTTTTGGACATTGATACCTCTTCATTGTGCAGATGTAGTCCATGCATTTAAagcttctctcctctgttcagCCAGTGTCTAAGCCCGCAGGTGGCTCCCACTGACTTCCAGCAGGCTTCCGTAGCCAAAGAACACACATGTATCGTCTGCTTTGTCCCTTGAGATTCttcttattacatttttatacatcaTTATATAGGCTGACGTGTTACTTCTGAACCTGTTTagttaaaggaaaaataaaagctgataTTTTGAACTGATGTGTCGCGGTATCAATTAATTAAAGCACCAGTGCCACCTCGAGCCAAAACTACCGTTGTGAATTTGACAGTTCCAGTGCACGCGCCAGTGTTCGCGGCAACTGTCATGACAACCCTCCCCACCAATCACTTCACACACAGCCTTGTCCTATCCAATCAGAAAACGCGTTGTTAGGATGTGGGCGGAGATTAAAAATTACAAATTCTTGTGGCTAACTTGCCTTTTCACTTCTTCCACACTGGCTAACACCGAAAGTTTTGTTCAACTAGAAGTTActaatacatatttttatgctttttcataGCGACAGTAAGACAAAATTAATTTCATACAAAACGTAGACGTTGTCGGTACGGTCGTTTGATAGTCTTGGCTGCAAAAACAACGATAATGTtaaagctaactagctagccacCTGTTGATACAACGAGcatctttgtttacatttagcGAGCGTAGCTCTGCTAGCTAGTTTGCGTTGCTTTACCATAACTACATATTTTAATAACGTAGCTTCATGTTGATAAGTTAGTTATCAGTTTTCTGTACCTTTCCAAGCATTAACACCAGGTCGAAATGTTGCTGGAGCTACTTAAAGTTAACCTCAGCAAGTCAAGACAAGTTGTTGTCGAGCTGAAGTTAACATGCACTCATCATTAGTCTAATGTTTGAGAACGAGGTGATTTTAACTGAAGATGTGGTCAGTCTGAGGAATCTGCTTCGATTGACGGACGTCAGCTTGCAAAGTGTGAGACAGAAACTGAGGTGAGCTGTATGACATGAACACATGCTGCTGATAGCTACAACTCCACTGCAGACTTAAATAAATGCTCAACTACATTCCTTCTTCACTGATTTTTTCTCTGTAACCCTCTACAGTCAGTCAGAAGGACATGATGAGTCTGAGCAGAATAGTCCTGATCGCCTGACCTTGCAAGACCTGCAGATACCTGATGGTCCTCCGTCCCAGGCAGCCTATGTTTATCAGGAGAGACCTCTCAGTGGGACGGCTGATAGACGTGCTGTTGCTGGTAGTTTAAGCTCATCGTCCTCCAGCTCTAGGGTGAGAAGCAAGATTGTGTGTGTCTTAGGTGAAAAATTTGACAGACAACCAGTCAGATATTCTGTGCATCATTTTGTCTCATGCTGCCTGTCGTTATCTGTGCATGTGTAGTGAATtcgcttttttttctctctcaaacCACCTTTGTATGTCACCAGATCAACCATTGAATGTTTTTACATATGTTATTTACATCAGAAGCAGGAAAGGAGGTGATATTTTTATCGTCATCACGGAAAGTATTAAAAGATGTAAATgaaggaaaaggaaatcagATTTAACATGTCTATCTATGATCTGTTTTACAGTAAACTGTAATTGTAATGTCGATAACCTTTATGCAAGATGCTTGGTACTTAACAGCTAGGGTAACATCATAACTAAAATGTATACAATAGAATTCACACCCCTGTCATCCACACCTTTGTTCGACCTTCTTGCTCAGTCTTCCTCAGTCACAGCCAGGTCGATAGAG
It encodes the following:
- the mtf2 gene encoding metal-response element-binding transcription factor 2 isoform X1: MQRDSGVVDHLSVHHRAHPQRQQQAVPLSPTSLSARGDYGEGGMSDRFTEGQDVLARWSDGLFYLGTITKIDRDKQRCFVVFEDRSKSWVLWKDIQTGDEDDEDDEDDDIVCSICQDETSEEPNEIVICDKCGQGYHQLCHSPIIDASVIDSDDKWLCSECELTSIPKRGGAHRRGASAKGFLQHEQQQHMELHLSFPYALDELVWDQGHKTNIQQCYCYCGGPGDWYLKMLQCNRCQQWFHEACLHCLQMPMLYGDRFYLFICSVCNGGPEYLSRLPLRWGDVTHLSLYNLSVIHKKKYFDSEMHLMSYINDNWELLQLGELSNTPSSDRYECVLEALNNNSNLFMSGKEVKKKKHLFGLRIRFPPAPPNSNEPTSRVMERASHEITIKGCKSTKALSGMSSTLTNGTEKKKKKKKKKKRKQGARSLETLAKRQRSSELLSQDIRRPLPLEPQTLDHLTSIKSDRSLLSSDVESIGALSTTETTSTSISRQSSLCSSSKMRTTASIMPVSSPPLKRKRGRPRRALQTPNPEIPPPSHADPNPPATEVLSPLPGLHSTDIVHGMDPNSQLSHLKSSISSYFGAAGRLACGEKYKVLARRVTLDGKVQYLVEWEGVTAS
- the mtf2 gene encoding metal-response element-binding transcription factor 2 isoform X2; the protein is MRDSGVVDHLSVHHRAHPQRQQQAVPLSPTSLSARGDYGEGGMSDRFTEGQDVLARWSDGLFYLGTITKIDRDKQRCFVVFEDRSKSWVLWKDIQTGDEDDEDDEDDDIVCSICQDETSEEPNEIVICDKCGQGYHQLCHSPIIDASVIDSDDKWLCSECELTSIPKRGGAHRRGASAKGFLQHEQQQHMELHLSFPYALDELVWDQGHKTNIQQCYCYCGGPGDWYLKMLQCNRCQQWFHEACLHCLQMPMLYGDRFYLFICSVCNGGPEYLSRLPLRWGDVTHLSLYNLSVIHKKKYFDSEMHLMSYINDNWELLQLGELSNTPSSDRYECVLEALNNNSNLFMSGKEVKKKKHLFGLRIRFPPAPPNSNEPTSRVMERASHEITIKGCKSTKALSGMSSTLTNGTEKKKKKKKKKKRKQGARSLETLAKRQRSSELLSQDIRRPLPLEPQTLDHLTSIKSDRSLLSSDVESIGALSTTETTSTSISRQSSLCSSSKMRTTASIMPVSSPPLKRKRGRPRRALQTPNPEIPPPSHADPNPPATEVLSPLPGLHSTDIVHGMDPNSQLSHLKSSISSYFGAAGRLACGEKYKVLARRVTLDGKVQYLVEWEGVTAS
- the mtf2 gene encoding metal-response element-binding transcription factor 2 isoform X3: MQRDSGVVDHLSVHHRAHPQRQQQAVPLSPTSLSARGDYGEGGMSDRFTEGQDVLARWSDGLFYLGTITKIDRDKQRCFVVFEDRSKSWVLWKDIQTGDEDDEDDEDDDIVCSICQDETSEEPNEIVICDKCGQGYHQLCHSPIIDASVIDSDDKWLCSECELTSIPKRGGAHRRGASAKGFLQHEQQQHMELHLSFPYALDELVWDQGHKTNIQQCYCYCGGPGDWYLKMLQCNRCQQWFHEACLHCLQMPMLYGDRFYLFICSVCNGGPEYLSRLPLRWGDVTHLSLYNLSVIHKKKYFDSEMHLMSYINDNWELLQLGELSNTPSSDRYECVLEALNNNSNLFMSGKEVKKKKHLFGLRIRFPPAPPNSNEPTSRVMERASHEITIKGCKSTKALSGMSTLTNGTEKKKKKKKKKKRKQGARSLETLAKRQRSSELLSQDIRRPLPLEPQTLDHLTSIKSDRSLLSSDVESIGALSTTETTSTSISRQSSLCSSSKMRTTASIMPVSSPPLKRKRGRPRRALQTPNPEIPPPSHADPNPPATEVLSPLPGLHSTDIVHGMDPNSQLSHLKSSISSYFGAAGRLACGEKYKVLARRVTLDGKVQYLVEWEGVTAS